A region of Paenimyroides aestuarii DNA encodes the following proteins:
- a CDS encoding T9SS type A sorting domain-containing protein, producing MKKILIIGTLLLYHTLLTAQVLYNETFDSYNWGNVGTDPTGQIPGQGGWLTEGVFAQHNSVFTIVNETNRGKVLDFTTPYSMVQGRYLLIKPHLNTLIDNRTAGNDVIKIEIDYFTGNKIPGAHAISNIRLLLKDMSLYQPQDEFIFIQLSKDDGTFNAATDRDNPYNSQIFAQYSNFPFNTWVTLIMYLDYTNNKIYMHIPQFNKVSSSGLVTNPTSTKLMQDYKLERLVLETFIGNSTINRYSSQRYDNIKITAMSVVPPEVIALSTIEQLASKFNLYPNPASSVVNITNTENMQIQQITVYDVAGKQLSTQTYNNETDIQLNVEHLASGTYMLHLQTHQGTAVKKLVKK from the coding sequence ATGAAAAAGATTTTAATTATTGGCACTCTTTTACTATACCACACATTATTAACCGCTCAAGTATTGTATAATGAAACCTTTGACAGTTACAACTGGGGTAATGTAGGTACCGACCCCACGGGTCAAATACCAGGGCAAGGCGGTTGGTTAACAGAAGGTGTGTTCGCACAACACAACAGTGTTTTTACCATAGTAAACGAAACCAACAGGGGCAAGGTATTAGATTTTACTACGCCTTACTCTATGGTTCAAGGGCGTTATTTATTAATTAAACCCCATTTGAATACGTTAATTGACAACCGCACCGCAGGCAACGATGTCATTAAAATAGAAATAGATTATTTTACAGGTAATAAAATTCCAGGTGCACACGCTATAAGTAATATAAGATTGTTGTTAAAAGACATGTCGCTTTACCAACCACAAGATGAATTTATATTTATACAACTTAGTAAGGATGATGGTACTTTTAACGCGGCTACAGATAGAGACAATCCTTACAATAGCCAAATTTTTGCGCAATATTCTAATTTTCCGTTTAATACTTGGGTAACGCTTATTATGTATTTAGATTATACCAACAATAAAATTTATATGCATATACCACAATTTAACAAGGTTTCCAGCAGTGGCTTGGTAACCAACCCTACATCAACCAAGTTAATGCAAGATTATAAGTTAGAACGTTTGGTGTTGGAAACTTTTATTGGTAACAGTACTATTAACAGATATTCTTCACAAAGATACGATAACATCAAAATTACGGCAATGAGTGTGGTGCCCCCAGAGGTAATTGCGTTGAGTACTATCGAGCAGTTAGCTTCAAAATTTAATCTATACCCTAACCCGGCAAGCAGCGTTGTAAACATCACCAACACCGAAAATATGCAGATACAGCAAATCACGGTGTATGATGTGGCAGGCAAACAATTAAGCACCCAAACCTACAACAACGAAACCGACATACAATTAAACGTAGAACATTTAGCAAGTGGCACGTATATGCTGCATTTGCAAACCCATCAAGGCACAGCGGTTAAAAAACTGGTGAAAAAGTAG
- a CDS encoding toxin-antitoxin system YwqK family antitoxin has product MMNLFRYNILFLLTVYILIGCSKADINDESKRNENWAYWIDEDSGKASWIPVTDETTVENGVYHLFYTNGKLFEKGRLKNKVHVDTVFKYNEMGDVIKYSIHQKDTILHVYLKDGDYIEKYQNGKIYQNGKLTNGTFNDNWERYYKNGQTEFIQDFINGNGAITWFFENGNVSSLSYRLNGKTEGKVQHWFKNGNLDEVSYWKNGLQDSLFTYFYENGQMQGRSNFKEGKKQGKSEVWHENGQLKLESFYVDDILHGSFKQWKDNGKLEVDGNYINGQLKSKIYGYHKNGKISTKGNLIDKTPEGIWEIFDESGKLIKKRYFENGNLIKEEKF; this is encoded by the coding sequence ATGATGAATTTATTTAGATACAATATATTATTTTTATTAACGGTTTATATTCTTATTGGTTGTAGTAAGGCTGATATTAATGATGAATCTAAAAGAAATGAGAATTGGGCGTATTGGATTGATGAAGATTCAGGTAAAGCTTCTTGGATTCCAGTAACTGATGAAACTACCGTGGAAAATGGGGTTTACCACTTATTTTATACAAATGGAAAACTTTTTGAAAAGGGTAGATTAAAGAATAAAGTTCACGTAGATACTGTTTTTAAATATAATGAGATGGGAGATGTTATCAAATATAGTATCCATCAAAAAGATACTATTTTGCATGTTTATTTAAAAGATGGTGATTATATTGAGAAATATCAAAATGGGAAGATCTATCAAAATGGTAAACTCACAAATGGTACTTTTAATGATAATTGGGAACGATATTATAAAAATGGACAAACAGAATTTATTCAAGATTTTATAAATGGTAACGGAGCAATAACTTGGTTTTTTGAAAATGGAAATGTTTCTTCACTATCTTATCGTTTAAATGGAAAAACAGAAGGCAAAGTGCAACATTGGTTTAAGAACGGTAATTTAGATGAAGTTTCGTATTGGAAAAATGGTTTGCAAGACAGTTTATTTACATATTTTTATGAAAATGGTCAAATGCAAGGTAGATCAAATTTTAAAGAAGGAAAAAAACAAGGAAAAAGCGAAGTATGGCATGAAAATGGCCAACTTAAATTAGAATCGTTTTATGTTGATGATATTTTACATGGATCTTTTAAGCAATGGAAAGACAATGGTAAATTAGAGGTTGATGGGAATTATATTAACGGACAATTAAAAAGCAAAATTTATGGTTATCATAAAAATGGCAAAATTTCAACAAAAGGTAATTTAATTGATAAAACTCCAGAAGGTATCTGGGAAATCTTTGATGAATCAGGAAAATTAATCAAAAAGAGATATTTCGAAAATGGAAATTTAATTAAAGAAGAAAAATTTTAA
- a CDS encoding BlaI/MecI/CopY family transcriptional regulator produces MTLSNAEQQLMEYIWKLKKAFMKDILNEYPNPKPANTTVATLLKRMIDKKFVAYNEVGKTREYYPLVKKTDYFSKHVNSLIKNFFNDSASQFASFFTKSTNLSEAELEELKKIIDSELLKKKK; encoded by the coding sequence ATGACACTTTCCAATGCCGAACAACAATTAATGGAATATATATGGAAGCTTAAAAAAGCCTTTATGAAAGATATTTTAAACGAATATCCAAATCCAAAACCTGCAAACACAACAGTTGCTACGCTTTTAAAACGTATGATAGATAAAAAGTTTGTTGCGTACAACGAAGTGGGCAAAACACGCGAATATTATCCGTTGGTAAAAAAAACAGATTATTTTTCCAAACATGTAAACAGCTTGATAAAGAATTTTTTTAATGATTCGGCCTCGCAGTTTGCGTCGTTCTTTACAAAATCGACCAATTTATCTGAAGCAGAATTAGAAGAGTTAAAGAAAATCATAGATAGTGAACTTTTAAAGAAGAAAAAATGA
- a CDS encoding F0F1 ATP synthase subunit epsilon, which produces MILEIVSPEATLFKGQVTAVSVPGINGEFQMLNNHAPIVSLLIEGRIKIAGNNLQFEPQFENRFEKIDNNTFYLPIKSGTLELKDNKINILAN; this is translated from the coding sequence ATGATTTTAGAAATTGTTTCTCCAGAAGCTACACTATTTAAAGGTCAAGTTACCGCAGTGTCGGTTCCGGGAATAAATGGTGAGTTTCAAATGCTAAATAACCACGCACCAATTGTTTCTTTATTAATCGAAGGAAGAATTAAAATTGCTGGTAACAATTTACAATTTGAACCACAATTTGAAAACCGATTTGAAAAAATTGACAATAATACTTTTTACTTGCCAATTAAATCGGGAACATTAGAATTAAAAGACAATAAGATAAATATCTTAGCAAATTAA
- the atpD gene encoding F0F1 ATP synthase subunit beta, giving the protein MSKVTGKVAQIIGPVVDVVFDTTSAALPKIYDSLEVTKADGSKLVLEVQSHVGEDTVRTISMDSTDGLSRGTTVVALGSPIQMPIGKEVFGRLFNVVGDPIDGLEALPKTGENGLPIHRPAPKFEDLSTSSEVLFTGIKVIDLIEPYAKGGKIGLFGGAGVGKTVLIQELINNIAKGHGGLSVFAGVGERTREGNDLLREMLESGIIKYGDDFMHSMENGGWDLTKVDKAGMMDSKATFVFGQMNEPPGARARVALSGLTIAEYFRDGAGDGQGKDVLFFVDNIFRFTQAGSEVSALLGRMPSAVGYQPTLATEMGAMQERITSTKTGSITSVQAVYVPADDLTDPAPATTFAHLDATTVLSRKISELGIYPAVDPLDSTSRILTPEILGKEHYECAQRVKAILQKYKELQDIIAILGMEELSEADKLAVHRARRVQRFLSQPFHVAEQFTGIPGVLVDIKETIKGFNMIIDGELDHLPEAAFNLKGSIEDAIEAGQKMLAES; this is encoded by the coding sequence ATGTCTAAAGTTACAGGAAAAGTTGCACAAATTATCGGACCAGTAGTTGACGTAGTTTTTGATACTACATCTGCTGCATTACCGAAAATTTACGATTCATTAGAAGTTACTAAAGCCGATGGATCAAAATTAGTTTTAGAAGTTCAATCGCACGTTGGTGAAGATACCGTTCGTACAATCTCTATGGATTCAACAGACGGATTAAGCCGTGGAACCACGGTTGTGGCATTGGGTTCGCCAATTCAAATGCCAATTGGTAAAGAAGTTTTCGGGCGTTTATTCAACGTGGTAGGTGATCCTATCGACGGTTTAGAAGCGTTGCCAAAAACTGGTGAAAACGGTTTGCCAATTCACCGTCCTGCTCCAAAATTCGAAGATTTATCCACATCATCTGAAGTTTTATTTACAGGTATCAAAGTAATTGATTTGATCGAACCTTATGCAAAAGGGGGGAAAATTGGTTTGTTTGGTGGTGCCGGTGTAGGTAAAACCGTATTAATTCAAGAGTTGATCAACAACATTGCAAAAGGTCACGGAGGTTTATCTGTATTTGCTGGTGTTGGTGAGCGTACTCGTGAAGGAAACGATTTATTGCGCGAGATGTTAGAATCTGGTATTATTAAATATGGTGATGATTTCATGCACTCTATGGAAAATGGAGGATGGGATTTAACTAAGGTTGATAAAGCCGGAATGATGGATTCTAAAGCAACTTTCGTATTCGGACAAATGAACGAACCACCTGGTGCACGTGCACGTGTAGCTTTGTCTGGTTTAACAATTGCTGAGTATTTCCGTGACGGAGCTGGTGACGGTCAAGGTAAAGACGTACTATTCTTCGTTGACAACATCTTCCGTTTTACACAAGCTGGTTCTGAGGTGTCTGCATTATTAGGTCGTATGCCTTCTGCAGTAGGTTACCAACCAACTTTAGCAACTGAAATGGGTGCAATGCAAGAGCGTATTACATCAACAAAAACAGGATCTATTACATCGGTACAAGCGGTTTACGTTCCTGCGGATGACTTAACAGATCCGGCGCCTGCTACAACTTTTGCCCACTTAGATGCAACAACGGTATTGTCTCGTAAAATTTCTGAGCTAGGTATTTACCCGGCAGTAGATCCATTAGATTCTACTTCTCGTATTTTAACTCCTGAAATCTTAGGTAAAGAGCACTACGAATGTGCACAACGCGTTAAAGCTATCTTACAAAAATATAAAGAGTTACAAGACATCATTGCGATTTTAGGTATGGAAGAATTATCAGAAGCTGATAAATTAGCCGTTCACCGCGCACGTCGTGTACAACGTTTCTTATCACAACCTTTCCACGTAGCAGAACAATTTACTGGTATTCCTGGTGTGTTGGTTGATATTAAAGAAACAATTAAAGGATTTAATATGATTATCGATGGTGAATTAGATCATTTACCAGAAGCAGCTTTCAACTTAAAAGGTTCAATTGAAGATGCAATTGAAGCTGGTCAAAAAATGTTAGCTGAATCATAA
- a CDS encoding prolyl oligopeptidase family serine peptidase: protein MKKLVCSIFIASVIFSQSVNAQNKTMKYPQTAKKEVIDTYFNNQVSDPYRWLEDDRSAETAAWVTAQNQVTFAYLDQIPYRDQLRKQLTEKWNYEKIGAPFVEGDYTYYFKNDGLQNQSVLYRKDQSGKEEIFLDPNTFSKDGTTSLADVSFTEDGSLVAYAISEGGSDWRKIIVLNAKDKSVIGDTLVDVKFSGISWYKNEGFYYSSYDKPTGSELSAKTDQHKLYYHQLNTPQKNDQVVFGEKYKRRYVGGYVTNDQKYLIVTAANATSGNELYIKDLTKANSQVQTVITGFDNDYSVVDSKDGKIYIETNLNAPNRKLMVVEAVKIVNLDAWEDLILEANNVLDLSKAGGYFFAHYMKDAVSVVEQFDYSGKFIRTIELPGLGTASGFSDKKDATELYYSFTNYITPGTIYKMNIAAGTSQVYQQPKVKFNPSNYESKQVFYTSKDGTKVPMMITYKKGTKLDGTNPTMLYAYGGFNISLTPSFSVANAVWLENGGVYAVANLRGGGEYGKKWHNAGTKMQKQNVFDDFIAAAEYLIKEKYTSSEKLAIRGGSNGGLLVGATMTQRPDLIKVALPAVGVLDMLRYHTFTAGAGWAYDYGTAEDSSEMFQYLKGYSPVHNVKTGVSYPATMITTGDHDDRVVPAHSFKFAAELQEKNAGNNPMLIRIDVNAGHGAGKSVQQTINENADIQAFTLWNMGVTEL, encoded by the coding sequence ATGAAAAAATTAGTATGTTCTATTTTTATCGCTTCAGTTATTTTTTCACAAAGCGTAAATGCCCAAAATAAAACAATGAAATATCCCCAAACTGCAAAAAAGGAAGTTATAGACACCTATTTTAACAACCAAGTGTCAGATCCGTACCGTTGGCTAGAAGACGACCGCTCTGCCGAAACTGCTGCTTGGGTTACGGCGCAAAACCAAGTAACTTTTGCTTATTTAGATCAAATTCCCTATCGCGATCAATTGCGAAAACAATTAACCGAAAAATGGAATTACGAAAAAATTGGCGCCCCTTTTGTAGAAGGCGATTACACCTATTATTTTAAGAACGATGGTTTGCAAAATCAATCCGTTTTGTATCGAAAAGACCAATCGGGCAAAGAAGAAATCTTTTTAGATCCAAATACATTTTCTAAAGATGGAACCACCTCATTAGCCGATGTTTCGTTTACCGAAGATGGAAGCTTAGTGGCCTATGCCATTTCAGAAGGTGGAAGCGATTGGCGCAAAATCATTGTTTTAAATGCAAAAGACAAATCGGTAATTGGTGATACACTAGTCGATGTGAAATTTTCGGGAATCAGCTGGTACAAAAACGAAGGTTTTTACTATTCAAGCTACGACAAACCAACCGGATCCGAACTTTCTGCCAAAACCGATCAACACAAATTATATTACCATCAATTAAATACACCTCAAAAAAACGATCAAGTGGTTTTTGGCGAAAAATACAAACGCCGTTATGTGGGCGGGTATGTTACAAACGATCAGAAATACTTAATTGTTACAGCTGCAAATGCCACATCGGGCAACGAATTGTATATTAAAGATCTTACTAAAGCAAACAGCCAAGTTCAAACCGTTATCACAGGTTTTGATAATGATTATTCAGTAGTTGATTCAAAAGATGGAAAAATTTATATTGAAACCAACCTGAATGCTCCAAACAGAAAATTAATGGTGGTAGAAGCAGTAAAAATTGTGAACTTAGATGCGTGGGAAGACCTCATTTTAGAAGCAAATAATGTATTGGATTTATCAAAAGCCGGAGGTTATTTTTTTGCGCATTATATGAAAGATGCCGTTTCGGTGGTAGAACAATTTGATTATTCGGGGAAATTTATCCGTACCATTGAATTGCCCGGCTTGGGAACCGCAAGTGGTTTCAGCGATAAAAAAGATGCCACAGAATTGTACTATTCGTTCACCAATTACATTACTCCAGGTACCATTTATAAAATGAATATTGCTGCGGGAACATCGCAAGTGTATCAACAACCAAAAGTAAAATTCAACCCAAGCAATTACGAATCCAAACAAGTTTTTTATACATCAAAAGACGGTACAAAAGTGCCCATGATGATTACCTATAAAAAAGGAACCAAGCTAGATGGAACAAACCCAACCATGTTGTATGCTTACGGAGGTTTCAACATTTCGTTAACACCAAGTTTTAGTGTGGCCAATGCTGTTTGGTTAGAAAATGGCGGCGTTTATGCCGTAGCGAATTTGCGTGGAGGCGGTGAATACGGTAAAAAATGGCACAATGCCGGAACCAAAATGCAAAAACAAAACGTGTTTGATGATTTTATTGCAGCTGCCGAATATTTAATTAAAGAAAAATACACATCTAGCGAAAAACTGGCAATCCGCGGTGGATCAAACGGTGGATTATTAGTTGGTGCCACCATGACACAACGCCCAGATTTAATAAAGGTAGCTTTACCAGCAGTTGGCGTGTTGGATATGTTGCGCTACCACACATTTACAGCAGGTGCAGGTTGGGCTTATGATTACGGAACGGCTGAAGATTCCAGCGAAATGTTTCAGTATTTAAAAGGATATTCACCGGTACACAACGTAAAAACAGGCGTTTCGTATCCAGCAACAATGATTACCACAGGCGATCACGATGACCGCGTGGTTCCGGCACACAGTTTTAAATTTGCAGCAGAATTGCAAGAAAAAAACGCCGGCAACAACCCCATGCTTATCCGTATTGATGTAAATGCAGGCCATGGCGCAGGAAAATCGGTACAACAAACCATTAACGAAAATGCCGATATCCAAGCGTTTACCCTTTGGAATATGGGGGTTACGGAGTTGTAG
- a CDS encoding M56 family metallopeptidase, with protein MIEFFIKSTTALASFYIFYILFLKKEKAFYFNRWYLILSIVLAFFYGSYTYTYKTVISAESLIEQPILNGFTPQKIILNNQIAENGINYLPYFLGFIYLSGFIFFAFRFVRNLLYFSRLKSKNSTSNYKNVSVVLVENLNTSFSFLNTIYVDKSQFENNEVEEELLLHEYHHIKQKHSIDILFVETLTCFMWFNPLLYLYKKAIQLNHEFLADEATLNSISNKTKYQYLLLQKESLFKNSYLASNFNFLLIKNRLIMMNKTKSKIKSTFFVAGAIVLSAFLFYSFCVKEEVAFQEPKVNETNTTKQYNVSQFNNVGKNLNPFQVKKDVNRSFTSVDTKVSDAEYFKDVEITVYETKRSLDDGFRAVENINDVILFSKKYQDFTKEELQQYDFLFKQQEGFDKMKISKKELEQYKNKNKYAIWIDDVNVSNEKLNNYKPEDFAYYSGSSVYKNARTKKHPQPFQYSFYTHDYFEKKNMGKWLSRHPGKSIVVWVSTKK; from the coding sequence ATGATCGAGTTTTTTATAAAATCAACAACGGCTCTTGCTTCATTTTACATTTTTTACATACTGTTTTTAAAAAAAGAAAAGGCGTTCTATTTTAATCGTTGGTATTTAATACTGTCTATTGTACTTGCTTTTTTTTATGGTAGTTACACCTATACATACAAAACCGTAATTTCTGCTGAATCATTAATTGAACAACCAATTTTAAACGGTTTTACACCACAGAAAATCATTTTAAACAATCAGATTGCAGAAAATGGCATCAATTATTTACCGTATTTTTTAGGTTTTATCTATTTATCAGGTTTTATCTTTTTTGCCTTTCGATTTGTTAGAAACTTGCTTTATTTCAGTCGATTAAAATCAAAAAATAGCACATCAAATTATAAAAATGTATCAGTTGTTTTGGTTGAAAATTTAAACACATCGTTTTCATTTTTAAACACAATTTATGTAGATAAAAGTCAGTTCGAAAATAACGAAGTTGAAGAAGAATTATTGCTGCACGAATACCATCACATCAAACAAAAACATTCTATTGACATTCTTTTTGTAGAAACACTTACTTGTTTTATGTGGTTTAATCCTTTGCTGTATCTGTACAAAAAAGCGATTCAGTTAAATCACGAATTTTTAGCCGATGAAGCTACATTGAATAGTATAAGCAATAAAACAAAGTATCAATATTTGTTGTTGCAAAAAGAAAGCTTGTTTAAAAACAGTTATTTGGCAAGCAACTTTAATTTTTTACTCATTAAAAACCGATTAATTATGATGAACAAAACCAAATCGAAAATTAAAAGCACCTTTTTTGTGGCGGGAGCGATTGTATTATCAGCTTTCTTATTCTACTCTTTTTGTGTGAAAGAAGAAGTTGCTTTTCAAGAACCAAAAGTAAATGAAACAAACACAACTAAACAATACAATGTATCGCAGTTTAACAATGTGGGCAAAAACTTAAATCCCTTTCAAGTTAAAAAAGATGTTAACCGCAGTTTTACTTCTGTTGATACAAAAGTTAGTGATGCCGAATATTTTAAAGATGTAGAAATTACGGTTTATGAAACAAAAAGAAGTTTAGATGACGGATTTAGAGCTGTAGAAAATATTAATGATGTAATACTGTTTTCTAAAAAATATCAAGATTTCACCAAAGAAGAATTGCAACAATATGATTTTCTTTTTAAACAACAAGAAGGATTTGATAAAATGAAAATCAGCAAAAAAGAATTGGAACAATATAAAAATAAAAACAAATATGCCATTTGGATTGACGATGTAAATGTAAGCAACGAAAAATTAAATAACTATAAACCAGAAGATTTTGCATATTACAGTGGTAGTAGTGTTTACAAAAATGCCCGTACAAAGAAACATCCGCAGCCTTTTCAATATTCTTTTTATACGCATGACTATTTTGAAAAGAAAAATATGGGAAAATGGTTAAGCAGACATCCGGGAAAATCAATCGTTGTTTGGGTATCAACAAAAAAATAA
- a CDS encoding T9SS type A sorting domain-containing protein, with protein sequence MKKILFTIILFVYSCYIDGQVLYTENFDNYTLGNVATDFSGQTPGQGGWHTLFGSLNTNATAANFQIENETNKGKVLTIITGPVGSHGSNRMFKKDFDVLWNQRTQGNNVLKFEIEIFVPNYPGNPSIPFAVVSTIILYTTKPKILAGFLYNHFDGLLRGVSSNGLVSYSPFHLTPTNNFLYIPDSQWYQLFFFIDYDNNKAYVEIPKLGIVKKVDVFDKLTSPDTMSNYPPTELNLDIGKNIDAVQEQPSFLKFDNIKITALKSVPPHLLTAENFLAENFNLYPNPANSVVNITNAENMQVQQITVYDVAGKQLSTQNYNNETEIQFNVEHLASGTYMLHLQTNQGTAVKKLVKK encoded by the coding sequence ATGAAAAAAATACTATTCACAATAATACTGTTTGTTTATAGTTGTTATATAGATGGCCAAGTTTTATACACCGAAAACTTTGATAACTACACATTAGGAAATGTTGCAACAGATTTTTCTGGTCAGACGCCTGGTCAAGGCGGATGGCATACTTTATTTGGCTCATTGAACACAAATGCTACAGCAGCAAATTTTCAAATAGAAAACGAAACCAATAAAGGAAAAGTGTTAACCATTATAACTGGACCGGTAGGTAGCCATGGTAGTAACAGAATGTTCAAAAAAGATTTTGATGTGCTTTGGAACCAGCGTACGCAAGGGAATAATGTATTGAAGTTTGAAATTGAAATATTTGTACCAAACTATCCGGGTAATCCTTCAATCCCTTTTGCGGTAGTTAGCACAATAATTCTTTATACCACAAAACCAAAAATTTTGGCTGGGTTTCTTTATAATCATTTTGACGGGCTTTTAAGGGGTGTAAGCTCAAATGGATTAGTATCGTACTCTCCGTTTCATTTGACCCCAACTAATAATTTTTTGTATATACCTGATAGCCAATGGTATCAACTGTTTTTTTTTATTGATTATGATAATAACAAAGCGTATGTTGAGATACCTAAATTGGGAATTGTAAAAAAAGTAGATGTTTTTGATAAGCTAACCTCACCAGATACGATGAGTAATTATCCGCCAACCGAACTAAATCTTGATATAGGAAAAAATATAGATGCTGTTCAAGAACAACCTTCCTTTTTAAAATTTGATAATATCAAAATAACGGCATTAAAAAGCGTGCCACCACACTTGTTAACTGCAGAGAATTTCTTGGCAGAAAATTTTAATTTATATCCCAACCCAGCAAACAGTGTCGTAAACATCACAAACGCCGAAAATATGCAGGTACAGCAAATCACGGTGTATGATGTTGCAGGGAAACAGTTAAGTACCCAAAACTACAACAACGAAACCGAAATACAATTCAACGTAGAACACTTAGCAAGCGGCACGTATATGCTGCATTTGCAAACCAACCAAGGCACAGCGGTTAAAAAACTGGTGAAGAAATAG
- a CDS encoding IS982 family transposase, translated as MINFDKITEIFCLVDEFCQQFFPFLEKNSIGNKSKRPPMMSPSEIISIMILFHLSGFRCFKHFYIFYIQKHMQAEFPKTVSYNRFTELMQSNILPLTMFLKTCCMGNCTGISFVDSTPVRVCKNKRIKNNKVFKDIATVGKSTMGWFYGFKLHLIINEKGEILSFTITQANVDDREPLKNEGFLKGIFGKLFADKGYISKKIADILFVDGVHLITQLKNNMKNCLMTLSDKILLRKRSVIETVNDELKNMCQIEHSRHRSIGNFLTNLISGLIAYSFFPKKPSIQYNELKTNQLTMF; from the coding sequence ATGATTAATTTCGATAAAATTACAGAAATTTTTTGTCTTGTTGATGAATTTTGCCAGCAATTTTTTCCTTTTCTTGAAAAAAACAGTATTGGAAACAAATCTAAAAGACCCCCAATGATGTCACCCAGTGAAATAATAAGTATTATGATTCTTTTTCATTTGAGCGGTTTCAGATGCTTTAAGCACTTTTACATTTTCTATATTCAAAAACATATGCAAGCTGAGTTTCCTAAAACAGTGTCTTACAATAGATTTACAGAGCTTATGCAATCCAACATACTTCCGCTCACAATGTTTTTAAAAACCTGCTGTATGGGCAATTGTACAGGTATTTCATTTGTTGATTCCACTCCAGTAAGGGTTTGTAAAAACAAGCGAATCAAAAACAATAAAGTGTTCAAAGATATAGCTACCGTAGGCAAGTCCACTATGGGGTGGTTCTATGGGTTCAAGCTTCACTTAATTATCAATGAAAAGGGTGAAATTCTAAGCTTTACTATTACACAAGCCAATGTAGATGACCGTGAACCTCTTAAAAATGAAGGATTTCTCAAAGGGATTTTCGGAAAACTCTTTGCAGATAAAGGGTATATCTCTAAAAAAATTGCAGACATATTATTTGTTGATGGTGTTCATCTAATCACACAACTTAAAAACAATATGAAAAACTGTTTAATGACCTTGTCTGACAAAATACTATTGAGAAAACGTTCTGTTATTGAAACAGTTAACGATGAATTGAAAAATATGTGTCAAATTGAACATTCAAGACATAGATCTATAGGAAACTTTCTTACAAACCTTATTTCGGGTCTAATTGCTTATTCATTTTTTCCTAAAAAACCTTCAATACAATATAATGAACTAAAAACAAATCAGTTAACAATGTTCTGA